Below is a genomic region from Triticum dicoccoides isolate Atlit2015 ecotype Zavitan chromosome 5A, WEW_v2.0, whole genome shotgun sequence.
GACCAGCTCAGAAAATCACTGTCTGCTTGAACTGGGAGACAATTTGGAAACATGTGACGTGATATTTACTACTGTTTCATCCTACCTATATTGAGTAGTTACATCGTCTTACTCTTCTTGTACAAAGGATTAAATTCACTGTCCATGTGGGAAAAAAATTAATTTCATAACTAGTGTATTATCCTGGCAGAGGAACATAAGTGCGAACCTTAATACAATTCAATTTGACAACTATCATATGTTTAGAAGACATTACATACTGGGTACATTAACAATCATCAGAAATTACGCGAGTTTTGGTTAAATTACCGTAACCACATCATCAGTAGCTTCAAGCAATCGCTGAATAATAGGGACAAGAGCTGGGTCACCACAAACATGAAGCTCATCTGAACAAAGCCCCAGCAGTGCACGTGTAAATGAACAACCCCTTGTTCTACAGCCAACCATCTACTACGTCAAAGCAAATGAAAAAAGAATTATGAGGAACATTCCAAACAATATTTCGTAGACAGTTTAAGGTATGGTTAGTTGGATGGTTTATTGAAAAAATAGCTTGATAGGTCTCAACTTTCTCATATGTAAATATCAATAGACACTagtttaaataataataataataatattgtaCAAATATACATTTTTCTAGTGAGTGCATAAAATGTGGATCACTACATACctgaatttcatcaataacagcgcACTGATACTCAGTCGTCACATCAGCCATCTCAACCGTCACTGAGCTATGCTTTGCACCTTCAATTTCTTCCCTTTCTTGTCCAGTAGTCAAGTTACAGGGAACATTAGCTTTGTTTAATCTTTCTGCTACCTCCCGTGCTAACAATCTTAGAGGTCCACAGTACACACCTACATTTTTTTGTTAGAAATAAGAGCAGTAGTCATTTAAACTGTATGCTCTTTCAGTTTGACTGGGTAGATCAAAATAGTACCTGAAGAGCTTGCTTCTAATCGTTTGAGGGCATTATGTGTTTTCCCACTATTTGTAGGACCAACATGCAAAAATACATTGCGCTTCTTTTCTCGGGCATTCGGATACCATAAATGAGGATGCCTGTTACTCAAGATTGCACAGAACTTAATTCAAGTCTTTATGGGACAATGAGGAAAACAGTGTTTACACCATATCTTGGCACATAATTAATCTCGAAAAGTTGGTGTGATGATTacaaacaacaacaaagcctttagtcccaaacaagttggggtaggctagaggtgaaatccATAAGATCTCGCggccaactcatggttctggcacatggatagcaagcttccacacacccctgtccattgctagttctttggtgatactacaCCTTCATATCTCTAACTTCTTAttgacccccgtccgactatcgcaaCTAGCACcaaatcatccgcaaagagcatagatatctccttgtatatcccttgtgacctcatccatcaccaaagcaaaaagataagggctcaaagctgacccctgatgcagtcctatcttaatcgggaagtcatcagtgtcgacatcacttgttcgaacacttgtcacaacattatcgtacatgtccttgatgagggtaatgtactttgctgggactttgtgtttctccaaggcccaccacatgacattccgtggtatcttatcataggccttctccaagtcaatgaacaccatatgcaggttcttcttttgctccctgtatctctccataagttgtcgtaccaggaaaatggcttccatggttgacctcccaggcatgaaaccaaactgatgatTGCTTAGGCAATTAAACGAACTAAAATAGCATGTGCATCACTGTTGTGTCACATATTTGACACAAGAATAATATTGCCTCCTTTTGTTTTCACTTCATTAATTAGATGAACCATACTGGATACCAGCATCCCACACTGGACGATTGTTTTAAGCAGGCAAGAAACGGATTCCCTTGAAGATATAGTACATTGGTACATAATGCACACATTATACACTGACAAGAATATGTAGAGAAAACTTGGATATTAGGTAGTGAAAGGGGAACGAAATTTATTCTTACGTCATATCAGTGAAATCAAACTTCCCAGAGTTGTGGTTGCCCCTCCAAAATTTTAAATTGGCAGAATTGACCAAGGGATGTAGATCATAATAGGAGAGAAGGCAACGGATATAAACATCTGTAGACAAAAGGTGTTACAAAAAAAATCTTAGCACAATAGACCAACCTACCAAAGTTTTGGCACCATAAAGCATACTGCAGAGACTAACAGTCCACTGTGGCGAGGGCCATCTCCTGACTCTGCTTTTTCTATGTAGCATGGCAAGGAGAAGCTGCACGTGCGACTGATAACTCTCAGGGTCCAATGTGCTTACAGAAGTGAATAATATTGTTCAAATCGCAGCAGACTAGGTTTCCATAGATGACATATTCACCCCAAAAAGAACTGCTTCCATTGTGTTAAGCAGTAATATCATAACCCCATAAAGGTTATAGTCCCTCCATTCAAGATGAAAGTTTCCAAGATGCAACTCTGTCCATTATTTTCAATATGAATATGTTGGTAAGATAAATTAAGATAACCTAATTGTAAGGTATCGAGTTAGCTTGGCTCGGCTCGGCTCTTTAACATAACGAGTTGAGACATGAACTGAGGTCCGCTCTCTTATCTCATGAGCTAACTCTGTACTTGTTTAAGCTCATTACACATGTTAACAGCAGAATATGCATACATTAAATCTGCCCATCTCAGTGCAAAAAACATGTATCTATCTATACAcaagatgcatggatgcttatgtatGCCACCATAAACATGAAGTACAAGAGAACAATTTTCCCCAATGTAACAAACAGAAAAATCAGAGGGGGGAAAATGagttcaaactaatggtcaaattaAAAGAAGTTCGATTAGACGCTTTCTTGGACGCCTTTTTGCAACCGACAAGTACTCTACATAAAGATAAATCCATAGCTATACTCTATCCATCAGAACAATACCCAGCCACAATCTCCCCTTCCAAAAGTGAAAACAAATTTTTACTAGGTATATTCCCCTTGCGtaaagccttggcgcagtggtaaagctgctgccttgtgaccatgaggtcatgggttcaaatcctggaaacagcctcttacagaaatgtagggaaaggctgcgtacaatagaaccAAAGTGGTCGGACCTTCCCTGGactctgcgcaagcgggagctacatgcaccgggttgCCCTTTTATAGTCCCCTTGCGTAGGTTCAGCCCATCATCAGATAGAGCGATTCAGAAAGAAAAGTCGCCTCGTCCATGGAGTTTGTCCGTCTCCACCGCCAGTGTTGGGCGTCGGCCGTCGGTGACCTGATAGCTTATCCTAAGTTCTGAACTACAGACCTCCTCCCCCGAGACCTCGATCCCCTTCTGACCTCCATCTCCGCTCTCGGCCGGCGGTTGGAGTGGATGCATGCGGCATGCCCACGGCTCACCGACCAAGTCCGCCCACACCGGCAAGCCACGCGCCGGTGCCCGCGGCTTCTCCACATTTGAAGCCACACCGCCCGCCCGCGGCTCGCCCATGCCAGCAGTGCACGCCGAACCCGAGGTCATAGCCCACTCGCCCTGGACCCTGGTGTTGGTTAAGCATGTTCAGTACCCCCAAGTTGATTGACTGAAATTTTGATGTCCACTCCCAGTAGTGTTCACCCCATCTATTACGGCTGTGGTATGTGCTTGAAACAGCAGAGAATGCAGTCATTTTTAAAAGAAAGGGGATGAGGAAATTGTTGAATCTCCATCAGCTCCTCATGATCTAGCATTGCTTGTCATTAGGGGTGGTCTTTTCTGTTGGAGCACCAAAATTAACTTACCACAGTGCCCAGGTTTATGTGAACTTGTCATATCTGATTTATTTGTGCCATCATGTGAACAATGATAAACTATATCCCTTATATTGTGTGTATGACATGGTCAATTGGTCATCTCTAATTACCCCATTCTATTCTATGATTCAGCACCTTTTCTTCCATTTCCCCAGACAATTGACGCATTGGCTGACCCAACTGCTCCTCCAATTAAACATGCAGCACGAAGCTGACCTCCAAATGGACGCATATCGCGCGCCCGGCCTCTGGCATTCCGCCGAACACACACCGTGCGCGTGCGCCGGCGGACATCGACAGCAGCTCAAGAAACATCATGGACGGAGCACGCACGGGAGCACAGACAGGACGCCCAGGAACCCAACAAGCCATTCAAGAAAGCGGGCACTGACCATGGCGGCACGACGACGAGAGCGCCCCCCGGCGCAGGAGCGCGGCAACCGCCATTTCGCCGTATGCTCCCCTCGATGGCACAATTCAGATGGCGGGGCACCAGAACCGGCTCCGCGACGAGGGGGGCGAGGGGAATGTGCACTTACGTGCGGAGCACGGCACGTGGGGTGGGGTGGAAGACGGAGACGGCCGTGGCTTTCGCCGGGAAGCGAGGCGGCGTGGGAGGCGGAGATGCCGCCCGCGGTCGCTGGTCAAGACGGTTCTTCGCGTGGTCGCCAAGGCCGGAATATTCCGCCCCACCCGCATCTCGCTCGGCCCAGTTTGCTCCCGAAGCGGGCTTCAGCTCCAACTCCTCGAGCCCGTAGGCTCGCTTCGCGGCCCGGACACGCCACCCCCATCGGCTTCGTTCCTCTTTCGCTTTCGTCTTCCTCTCCACCCAAGTCAGTCGCCCTCGCCGCGACGCCCCGCACCGCCGGacacgccacctccgccgccgacgccgccgacgGGATCGCCGCGAGCATGTGAGCTTTCCTCGAACTAAGCAGCAAATCTCGCGATTCCTCCGTTGTTTGCTTAAGGGTTGGTGGTGCAGGACGCAGGCGGAGGCAGATGCCGGCAAGGCGGCCATCCAGCGCGCGCTgcgggcgctgcggcagcggcatcTCGTCGAGGAGGGGGCCCACCGCCCCGCCATCGAGGCTCTCAACCGGCCCTTCGCCGCCCACGTAAGTACCAATCTCTAGCCCCTTGTTACTGATCTTTCTAGCTTGGATCGAATCGGGCCAATTTGACTTCACCAGTGAACACGCATTCGAGCCACATAAAGTCTCAAAAAGAATGTGCTGATGGGGTCGGCTGTGTGAAGTTGATTGTTCCTCTCTGGTGGTGAAACAGTGACTGCTGCTTAAGTAGGATTAGCACGATCACAATGTCGAATAGTTTTACTAAGTAATCCACGAAAATAAGTATTAATCCTTGCACTTGGAGCTTCTGTGGCGCCTTCTGCATGTAGTGACTGGTTTGCTGACCCTCTTTGTAGGCTTTGGAGTGGAAAGAGAAGGCCGAGAAGAACGAGTTGGAGCTGCAGCAGTGCTACAAGGCTCAATCCCGGTTGTCTGAGCAGCTCGTTTCCGAGATAAACGAGGCGAAAACGTCCAAAGCGCTGCTCAAAGAGAAGGAGGCACTGATTATGACTTTGCAGAGTGAACTTCAGCAGACTAGGTATTGAATGTGATGGATAGTTTTGCTGCTGTGTTTAATTCAGTATGAACATTGCCGTTGATGTCCGGATGAAACTCTTGCAGCGAAGAGAACGTACAGCTAAAACAGTCACTTGAAGAGAAGACAAACGCTTTAGATCTTCTCGTTCAGGAGCACCAGGCGGCTAAAGCCGAACTTGAACGGGTGCTAACAAAACTGAAAGCTGTGGAGCATGAGAACACGCAGCTGGTCGAGCGATTGATGCAAGCGAAGATGGTGGAGGCAGAGAAGCTTAATGAGGTACCCTGTTGTCTCTTTTTACTATTGCTAAGACTTCACCGTTCCTGTACAAGCTATCGCATATTCAAGATTGTTCAAGGATTGCGCTTGCCTATTAAGCGCCTGTTAGGCCCACTAAGATGACACAAAAAAATCTTCTCCCCTATTAACAATGCATATTTCCCTACCATAGTCCCCGGTGGATCCAGGATGAGATACCTCAAGTACCAGCATGCTTAGTTGTGTACCATGACATATCACAAGAGACTTGATGTACTATATTTGGTGATCTTTCGCTTCAGTCTCGCTTTTTATTGTTAAAATACTTCGGCTCTTTAAGTTTACACGATAACAGTAGTGCTCCTTTTATCCATGAAACTTTGACTCTTTTCGGAATTGTATGTAATGTTGAAACTCTTTTGCTCAGTGGCGGAGCTAGGTAGGATCCTTTGGGGGGGCCAAACAAAATATGGGTATTTAGGAGGCCAAAAGACTCTATTTTTCCTAATCTATCTCTCCCCCCAAAAAAATTCTTTCACGAATTTGACCAAGGCTGGGGGGGCCATGGCCTCTGCAGCCTTCaatgtagctccgccactgctttTGCTTCCGTAGCAAGAGTGGAAATAGGAGAACTAAGAGCTTATTGATTTATGGTTGTTTTAGCTGTCAGAGATGTTTTATTTAGCAGTATGTCTTGCATAGATAACTGTGCCCATAGAATTTGTATATACCAAGAAACTGCTGCTTTAACTGGTGAGAAAATTGTTCAGGCCAATGCGATGTACGAGGAGATGGTCCTAAAGCTAAAGGCAGCTGGGCTTGGCGCTGGCGGAATACAACACCATGCACAACAAGAAGCTGACGGCGTCATTCGTCGATCCGAAGCTGGGTATGTCGACATCATGGAAACACCAATCCCATCTACATGCAGGATCaccatccgtgctcatgatggtggGTGTGGATCTATAATATTCCAGAATAACACAGATAAGCTAATCAGTGGTGGCCAGGATCAAACTGTCAAGATATGGTCTGCACATACCGGTGCTTTAACCTCCACTCTGCAGGGTTGCTTGGGGACTGTCAACGATCTTGCTGTGACCAATGATAACAAGTTTGTGATTGCGGCCTGTAGCTCTAACAAGTTGTTTGTATGGGAAATTAATGGGGGGCGTCCTCGTCACACTCTGACTGGCCACACAAAAAATGTCTGTTCTGTAGACGCAAGCTGGGTGAAAAGTTTGGTCATTGCTAGTTCATCCAATGACCGCACTATCAAGATCTGGGACCTCCAGACTGGCTTCTGTAAAAGCACCATAATGTCAGCAAGCAACCCCAATACACTAGCTTTCATCCATGGTGATGCCATTTGCTCAGGTCATAGGGATGGAAGCCTAAAGTTCCACGATATCCGCAGTGGAAAATGCTTTGCCACGGTAGCAGCTCATGCTGATGTCAGCTCGATCTGTGTAACCCGGGGCAAAAACCATGTTCTTTCAAGTGGGAGAGAGGGTCTGCACAAGCTTTTTGATGTTAGAATGCCGACGGAGGTAGTGGAGATTTGTGGAACATTCAGGGCCCCGAGTAACAGATTGGTTGGCACCTGGGGCAGAGCTTGTATAAGCCCGGATGAGAACTGCATAGCGTCTGGCTCCTCTGATGGGTCTGTTTGCATATGGTCGAGATCGAAGAATGAGGGGCCGACCATCCTAGAGGGCCATTCACTGCCCGTTGTTACAAGTGCATGGTCTGAGTTTGGACCTCTTGCCACCGCTGACaagaatcatattcatatatgggcTTGAGACCTGTGTTTTCCTTTTGGTCGTTCAAACCAGGATGTGGTGAGTTTCACCTGAAGGTGTTATTGCTTGTCCACCGCCATTCTTGAGGACACTCGTTTGCATGTAAATGACTTAGTTAGTGTCTAATTCAATTGTAATTATCAAAACTGACAGCACGGTACGGTCATCTGCTTTCCTCTCGGCATGTTTTTAGGGGATTTCTCTGTCATCTGTTGCTGGTAAATTGAAGGGTTTGTGGGAGTTCTTGGACACAATTCAAGTTTCTGCAGTGTTTAACATGAGCATTTGCTGATACATCCCTGGGTTCTTATCTCTTATGGCAAATTAGTGGATGTGACCCTTTCGCGACAGCAGCTTGCCCAGCCAACATGGAGGAAGATGGCATTGGCTTTTTCTGGTTACATGCTTCCTCCAAACTAAGTGAGTACTGTAGATCGCAGCATATGAGTACACTATTTTTAACTCAGTTGTTGTCTTCGTATGGAGGTTCATGTAGTCTTCTCAGGTTCAGCTTGATTGAGATTTGGCAGGCTAAGGTGGGATGGTCTTGGATGCAATGTTTCATTTTGTCAGATGCATGATGATGAACCAGAGCAAGCTCTGAATACTGAAcagttgtgtttttgtttttgtgaGCAGTGCTAGATCAGGCGTCGGTTGGGCTCAAGATCTGTTTCTGTTCATTCCTCTAAGATCAGAGTATAATATCTATCAGAGGGTTGCGCTGTGGATGATGTAGGAGGCCGTATGTCTGTCTTTTTATTTTGCGGGGTCGTATGTCTGAGAAACAACAACTGCAACTTGAGTTCTGCTACATATGACCTCCAAATTCACAGCAAGTAAAAAAAATTCCCATGAACAAATCACCATCCAATCAACAAATACGTATACtcgctccgtcccaaaataagtgaggaAGTACTACTTAACCATCCTAGAATAATTTTACAGCACAATCCGAAGCTAAAATCCTCTAAAATCCCTGTCCAGTTGCCCTAACTCTCGCTGTCACCACCGATCATCACATACTGTACAAATTTGTTCTCCACAGCCCACTTGatctatccatccatctatctGCCCTGCGAGAAAGTGGGCTAAGAAGAACTCATTAGATGCCCACCACGGTCCACATCAGCCGATTCATAGCAAGAGTGCATTGATCAACGaaccaacttgtggttggatggttagagggagtgtggtatccccagcccatcagggtGCAAATTcattctggtgctcgcatttattcctgaatttattttagaattttcggcgatgtgcattcagtgggaggagacgttcccgtcgacaacgaggcgcctacggtgactttgtaaatcttaggcctcctttggttcataggataggaataatataggaataggaaaatcataggtaGTGAGATGACATACATCTCAAATCCTAtaaagaaagagatgtcatttgatgtataggataggattttttccattgagtctaggctaatgtttttttcccTTTAAAATGTGAAGGATTAATTCCTATCCtacgtaggaataggaatccattcctataaaccaaagggcttcaaaggaatttttcctacgAAATTCCTATCCTTTGCAATTCCTAcaatattcctatgaaccaaaggaggccttagtctttcgaaggtgcttataggatagggtgtgcgtgtatgCATTCATAGGGATGAGTATATGCGCGTGCgcctgtgtctgtactgatgtttaaAAAGAATGCATTGATcaccagaaagaaaaaaaaaatcaaGAAAGAGAAATCGGTGATGGGGAGGCGGAGTGGGCATCAATTCCATCGGCGTCACGAAAAAAAAACTGAAGCACAAGTCGAGATGGGAGCGGGAGGCGATCGGATCGGATCAGATGAGACGAGAGGGGGCGGGGCCCGCCGCCGCAGTGGTTCGCTGCAACCGTATGCCAAATCCGGGCCCCTGACTAGGACAAGGCACCACCGTGCTCTCGAGTCTCTCGAGTGGCCAGGGCCCGGCGCGGGGGACATCAATCATTGCCATGGCCCACGGCCCATGGCCCTGGCCCTGttttctgctactgctgctgcaagAAACCGCCAATTATTGGAGATGCAGTGAGCATCTTGCAGCAAGGCTAGCTGAGGTAGAGTAGAGTAGGGGAGTGGCCTGGCTTGATTGATTGATTGCAACTAGTAGGAGTAGcttcatgggaaatggttccaagattctgATCACTGGCTCTGCCCAGGGCTCGAGAAATTCAGTGCATTTTTAACGTTCATGTCATTCAGAAGGTACTACCTGATCACAAGCGCTGGCAAGTGGCAACCAAGAAATCCAGTGCATTTTCAACGATCAATTCATTCATAAGCTACTAATTTTACATGTTCGGATGTGATCTTGCTCTTGTACAAACATGTTGTTGCAGCAAAGAGATATAGAATTCCTATATATTACAGTACAGACAAAACCCAATCTGTTTGATCATCTGATCCAAGAGGCATCTGCCTGATCATCTCATCGAGATCGATCGATCCAAGAACAAAATACTGACAGCATCAACAGGACTTACTACTTTACCGGAGCACGCACGCACGCATCATGGAAGGATTGCTACTATCGGTGGCATGGGCATGGCGTCACAGGCTGAGGAAGCCTCTGCCCtggcgcgccggcgccggcggcgggctCTCCAGCGCGCGGTCGCCCTCCACGACGCGGTCGCCGAAGATGTGCACCGTCCTCGGGTTGGGCCCGCGGGAGATGACGCAGGTGTAGTCCTCGGACGACGGCCCGTCCTCCTCCGCCTCCGTCGCCGCGCGGGCGGCGCGCAGCGGCAGCCACGAGCTCTTGTTCTTGACGCCGAACTCCACGCGCCGGTCCAGGGAGGACGACCGCACCAGGGCCGGCGCCTGCGCCCTCACAGCGCCCCGGAGGACGTTCTTCCTCCGCTGGGCCTCGTGGGCGCAGTCCAGCACGTCGGCGAGCCCGTGCGGCCCCGCGCAACCGTCGCACCACGGACGGCGCTTGGCCCCTCCGGCGTCCACGGCCGGGCCGGGCGACCCGAAGGCCGCCGACGCGTC
It encodes:
- the LOC119303116 gene encoding uncharacterized protein LOC119303116; translated protein: MFRSKVQEMILRRRSRSMNGAAQHAGSSPTASCDGGGGKGAAARAPSFAAPRLLHSSSLPAGGRAAVVIGSPARDPEAMFAYAMSPTSVLDASAAFGSPGPAVDAGGAKRRPWCDGCAGPHGLADVLDCAHEAQRRKNVLRGAVRAQAPALVRSSSLDRRVEFGVKNKSSWLPLRAARAATEAEEDGPSSEDYTCVISRGPNPRTVHIFGDRVVEGDRALESPPPAPARQGRGFLSL